From Rhizobium sp. Pop5:
TCCGATCCGCTGTCTTCGGCCCGCGACATCCGCGAAACCTTCGCCCGCATGGCGATGAACGACGAAGAGACCGTGGCGCTGATCGCCGGTGGCCACACCTTCGGCAAGACGCATGGCGCCGGCGACCCGTCCCTGGTCGGCGTCGAGCCGGAAGGCGGCGCGATCGAGGACCAGGGCCTCGGCTGGAAGAGCTCGTTCGGCACCGGCGTCGGCAAGGATGCCATCACCGCCGGCCTCGAAGTCACCTGGTCGCAGACGCCGACCAAGTGGAGCAACTACTTCTTCGAAAACCTCTTCGCTTTCGAATGGGAGCTGACGACGAGCCCGGCCGGCGCCAAGCAGTGGCAGGCCAAGAACGCCGAAGCCTCCATTCCGGATGCCTATGACGCTTCGAAGAAGCACCTGCCGACCATGCTGACGAGCGACCTCGCGCTGCGCTTCGATCCGATCTACGAGAAGATCTCGCGCCGGTTCCTCGAAAATCCGGCTGAGTTCGCCGACGCTTTCGCCCGCGCCTGGTTCAAGCTGACCCACCGCGACATGGGACCGAAGGTGCGCTACCTCGGCCCGGAAGTTCCGGCCGAAGACCTGATCTGGCAGGACGTGATCCCGGCCGTCGACCATCCGCTCGTCGACGACAAGGACATTGCCGACCTCAAGGCAAAGGTGCTGGCGACCAGCCTCACCGTGCAGGAACTGGTCTCCACAGCCTGGGCCTCGGCCTCGACATTCCGCGGCTCCGACAAGCGCGGCGGCGCCAACGGCGCCCGCATCCGCCTTGCCCCGCAGAAGCACTGGGAAGCCAACCAGCCGGCCCAGCTCGCCAAGGTGCTCGGCGTTCTCGAAGGCATCCAGAAGGACTTCAACGGCGCCCAGACCGGGGGCAAGAAGATCTCGCTCGCCGACCTGATCGTTCTCGCCGGTGCGGCCGGCGTCGAGAAGGCCGCGAAGGCCGGAGGCCAGGACGTCAACGTGCCCTTCACGCCGGGCCGCATGGACGCTTCCGAAGCCCAGACGGACGCACATTCCTTCGCGCCGCTCGAGCCGCGCATCGACGGCTTCCGCAACTATGTGAACGGCAAGCGCCATCAGTTCATGAAGCCGGAAGAAGCGCTTGTCGACCGCGCCCAGCTCTTGACGCTGACCGGTCCTGAGATGACCGTTCTCGTCGGTGGCCTGCGCGTGCTGAAGGCAGGCAACCCCGAGCACGGCGTCTTCACCTCGGCCCCCGAGACGCTGACGAACGATTTCTTCGTCAACTTGCTCGACATGGCCACGCAATGGGTTCCCGCCGCCGGCAAGGACGGCGTCTATGAAGGCCGCGACCGCAAGACGGGTGCGCCTAAGTGGACCGGCACTCGCGTCGACCTGGTCTTCGGCTCGCACTCGCAGCTGCGCGCCTTCGCCGAAGTCTACGGCCAGGCCGACGCCAAGCAGAAGTTCGTCAAGGACTTCGTCGCCGCCTGGACCAAGGTCATGAACGCCGACCGCTTCGACCTCGTCTGATCGGCAGGCATTTCGCATCTCGCCCGGGCGCAGCTTCGGCTGCGCCCGGGCTTTTTTGTTTGAGTGCCTCCGAATGGGAAGATTGCCCAGAGCTTGGGCGGCATCATCCCGACGCCACGTTCCGCCTAGCCACGATGGAGCTTGCATGCGATAGATGATCGACACACGGGAGGAGTTGATATGAACGGTTTGCAGGGTAAGGTTGCCGCTATCACCGGAGCTGCCTCGGGAATTGGACTGGCGTCGACCGAAGCGATAATCGCGGCGGGCGGTTCGGTCGTGATGATCGATCGAGACGAAGCGGCGCTGAACGAGGCCTGCGGCAGGCTCGGAGAGAAGGCGATCGCGCTGCGGCTCGACCTTCTTGACCCTGAGGAGTGCGCTGGCCTGCTCGACCGCATTCTGTCGAAGGTCGACAAGCTGGACATCTTCCATGCGAATGCGGGCACTTATATCGGCGGAGATCTGGCGGACGCAGACCTTGATGCGATCGACCGCATGCTCAATCTGAACGTAAACGTGGTCATAAAGAACGTCCGGACTGTCATACCCCACATGATCGAGAGAGGGACGGGAGACATCATCGTGACCAGTTCGGTCGCAGGCCACGCCCCCGTCCCATGGGAGCCGGTCTACTCCCCTTCGAAGTGGGCGATGCACTGCTTCGTCCAGACCATGCGGCGGCAACTCTTCAAGAACGGCATCCGCGTTGGATCCGTCTCGCCGGGCCCGGTCATCAGCGCCTTGCTGAAGGACTGGCCGGAGGAGAACCTGCGCAAAGCGCGGGAGGCCGGCGCCTTGATCGAACCGCGAGACGTCGCCGAAGCCGTGGTCTTCATGCTGACCCGGCCCCGCAACGTGACAATCCGCGACATGGTCATCCTGCCGAGCTCCTTCGACATTTGACTTGAGCGGAGGGTGCCATCTTCGCCTTTCCGCATAAGCTGCTGGACAGGGGGTGCCGCACGGCATACCGGTAGCGGAGCAAAGAAGCACTCGCGCCAAGAGAAGGTGTCGGCAAGAAGCCTCGAAGGACATGTCGGCAACGCCGTTGCTTGCTTAGCCGCTGACGCACTAGCCTCGCCCTTGCGACGCACCCACGCAATAAAGTGTATTTTACAAGACCTCCGCGTTACCGCCGGCGACGAACGTCGGCTTTCGGCGAATGCTGGCCGAGCAGTTCGGCGGCGATCGGGAGTAGCGAGGCAGCCTCCGCAAGGCCTGCGGCGATCTCCGTCCGGCTTTTGCCGGGATGGAGGCGGATATGGCGCCTATGCATCTAACGTGGATTCGCACCGGGATTTCAGGTTACGGATTGACCCATCGACAAGAGGAGAGGGCGCCGGTCTCGTCGTAGGCAAACAACGCTCTTCGATTGTCCTGCTGCCGCAATTGGAACCAGTCCAGCGTCCGCGCCCGGAAGCTGAGGACGCCGAAGCGTGCCTTTCCCGCTTCGTCGACAGGTGCCGCCAACTCGCCGATGGCCTCCAGGGCGCGCTCGTCCCCCGGCGGGCCGCCCGCATAGGTCAACCGCGTACGGTCGGGCATCCTCTCCCACGCGGCGTCGGCGACTTCGCTTCCCGGGCCATGGCGTTCGGCCCTTCCCTGAAGCCGCAACTGCAGCCGGGCCTGCGGGCAGAAGCCGAGCACCGTGACTTCGGGATTTACCGAGAGCTCCAGCCATTTCTGGCTCCGCGTATCGGTGTGGAATTCGAGGCTGCGCGCCGATCCATCGGCCGCCCGCAACACCACCATGCGCGCCTGCGGTCTCGCCTCGGCGTCGACCGAGCAGAGGTTCACATAGCGGAAACCCGACTGCGGGTTTCCCGCAGCCGTTTCGAGTTCCGCCCATGCCGAAGCATCGATGTCGCTCAGATCCACCGGCGCGCCTCGCTTAGACGGAACGGGTGATGCCGCCGTCGACGCGGATGTTCTGGCCGGTGATATAACCCGCAGCCTCCGACAGGAGGAAGGCGATGGTGGCGGCGATTTCCTCGCTCGTGCCGTAGCGGCGCATCGGCACGTTGTCCCGTCGCTCGTCGGTGGCCGGCAGGCTGTCGATCCAGCCGGGCAGGACGTTGTTCATGCGGATGTTCTTGGCCGCATAGGTGTCCGCGAAGATCTTGGTGAAGCTCGCCAGGCCCGCCCGCGCGACCGCGGAGGTCGGGAACATCGGCGACGGCTCGAAGGCCCATGCCGTCGAGATATTGACGATGGCGCCGCCGCCCTGCGCTTCCATGATCGGCGTCACCAGCCGGATCGGCCGCACCGCGCTGAGGAAATAGACCTCCATGCCCTTGTGCCAGTCCTCGTCGGTAATTTCGAGGATCGGCGCGCGCGGGCCGTGGCCGGCGGAATTGACCAGCGCGTCGATGCGCCCCCATGTCTCCATCGCCAGATCCACGAGCCGCTTCACGTCGTCGTTCGACTGGTTCGATCCCGTGACGCCGACGCCGCCGAGCTCCCGTGCCAGCGCCTCTCCCTTGCCTGATGAGGAGAGAATGGCGACGCGATAGCCGTCCGCGGCGAGTTTGCGGGCCGCTGCCGCCCCCATGCCGGACCCGCCAGCGGTGATGAGAGCGACTTTTCCTTCAGACATTTGAGGCCTCCGATAGCTGATTTTCAAAAGTATTATGGCAGATGCCTTCGGGACTTTCGCGCGAGAAAGAAAGCTGCGAGACTGTAGAAAATCTACTGGAAGACCGATGACCCAATCCCGCCGCACGCTGCCGCCGCTGAACGCCCTGCGCGCCTTCGAGGCCGCGGGCCGCAGGCTGAATTTCCGCGCCGCCGCCGAGGAACTGGGCGTCACGCAAGGGGCGGTCGCGCAGCAGGTTCGCGCGCTGGAAGACCTGTTCGGCCTCAGACTGTTTCAACGCCTTGCCCGCGGCCTCGCGCTCACCGACTATGGCACGGCCTATCTGGCGGATGTGACCCACGCCTTCGATACGCTTGCCGAAGCGACCTGGCGGCTTCTCGACCGGCCGGAAATAGTGACGATCAGCGCCACCCCCACAGTCGCCACCAGGCTGTTGATCCCGCGGCTCGCCGAGCTCTACGCCGCCCTTCCCGATATCGATCTGAGGACGATGGCCACCGAGGTGCTGTCGGATTTCGACCGCGACCAGGTCGATATCGCGGTGCGCCTCACCCGCCCGCCTTTTCCGGCGAATCTGGAGGCGCAGCTGCTGTTCCGCCAGGAACTGGTGGCGGTTGCAAGCCCGCATCTGGTCAGCGGCCTCGCCCTGCCTTTGACCGGCGAGGAGCTTCGCAAACTGCCGCTTCTGCATGACTCGCATGATCACTGGCGGGTGCTTCTGCAATCCCGCGAGAAGCTGCCGGGCGCCGCCTTCAACCATACGACGCTGGCGCTCGACGCCGCACACGCCGGCCGGGGCGTCGTGCTCGCCTGCCGCGCTTTCGTCATGGCCGATCTCGAAGCCGGCCGGCTGGTGCGGGTGAGCGACGAAACGGCGACCATCGGACCCGACTACTACCTCGTCCGCAAACGCTCATCATCGCCGCGAAAGGCCGTCGACGCGGTGTGGGACTGGTGCGCGACGCAGCTGGCACTCGCCTGATCCCGGCAAAAGGACGGCGCTAACCCTCCAGCGCCTCAATCATTTCCACCAGCGTTGCGTGGCGGCCGCCGACGGAAAATGACTGCGGTCGGGTCAAGTTAGAGTCGAACGCCACCTATCGTGAAGCCGCCGTCGACAGTGATTTCTTGTCCGGTGACGAAATCGGCGTCGCCCGACAGCAGCCAGGCGACCGTGCCTGCAACATCTTCCGGTCTGCCGTTGCGGCGAAGAGGCGTGTGGCTGGCCAGGCGGGCGGCGAAGGCCGGATCGATGACGTCGTCTGCCATCGGCGTCAGGATGATCCCCGGATTGATCGCGTTTACCCGGATGTTCCGGGGACCTTGTTCCACAGCCAACGTACGCATCATGGCGAGCAGGGCGCCCTTTGTGCCGGCGTAGGCTCCCGCGCCCGGCATCACTCCGCCCGCCGTCCAGGACGCATTGATGAGTATGCTGCCATCGGCAAGGAAGGGCAGGCATTGTTGCAGCGTGAAGAAAGTGCCGCGAAGGTTGGTTGCGATCAGCGTGTCCAGTTCATCAGCCGTGGTCTTGGCCAAAGGCTTGAATTCGCCCAACACGCCGGCATTGGCGAAGACGGCGTCTAGTGTCCCGAAGCGCGCTACCGTGGCCTGAACAGCGGCCGCGACCGCATCTTCATCCGCGATGTCGCAAGCGATTGCGATCGCGGTGCCTCCGGCAGCTTCGATCTCGGACTGCAGTTCGTTGATCGGCTCGGGACGGCGTCCGATGAGAGCAACCTGGCCGCCTTCCCTCACCAGCCGAAGGGCGGCTGCCCGCCCCATGCCGGTTCCCGCTCCGGTGATGAAGACAGTTTTGCCCGTAAATCTGTTTTGCGTCATTTGCGCCTCCTTGATTGCATCAGCGAGGCTGTTGTAATTCCATCGCGCCATAGCGATAATTGCCGGAAAATTTTATTCATTTGAAAGCAAAAGCATCGAATGGACCTCTTTCGCTCCATGCAAGTCTTTGTCAGCGTCGTTCAAGAAGGCTCGATGAGCGCGGCGTCCAGCAAGCTCGGCATGTCGCCGGCCATGGTCGGGCAGCATGTGGCAGCGCTGGAAGAGAGGCTCGGGACGCGGCTTTTGAACAGGACGACGCGCCGCCAGAGCATGACGGATTTCGGCAGGAGCTATGTGGAGCAGTGTCGGGACATTCTCGAGCGGGTTGCCGTTGCCGAGACGGATGCCGAGGCATCGCAAGTCAAGCCTCGGGGCCGGCTGAAGATGACGGCGCCGTCAACCTTCGGCGCGGAAATCCTGATGCCCGCCCTGAAGCGCTATCGCGAAATCGCGCCTGAAGTGACCATCGACATCACCCTGACGGATCGCAACGTCGATGTCGTCGAGGAGGGTTTCGATATCGCCTTCCGCATCGGCGATCTGCCGGACAGCCGCCTGGTCGCGCGCCAGCTCTCGCCTTACAGGATGGTCGTCTGCGCATCCCCGGACTATATCGCCCGCCATGGAAGTCCCGAACATCCCAGCGAGCTTTCGCATCATGACGCGGTCGGGTTTACCCCTGCCATGCGGTCGCCGTGGCGATTATCGAAAGGCGACGAGGCGGTAGAGGTCACCCCGCGGATCTCGATCAGCGTCGACAGCGGTCAGGCTGTTCGCGTGGCGGCGCGCGCCGGCCTGGGTGTGATCATGCAGCCGGCCATGCTGGTCAATGGCGACATTGCCTCCGGCATGCTCGTCCGGCTTTTTCCCGACTGGCATCTGCGCGAACGGCCGATGTCGCTCATATACCAGCGCGACCGGCGAATGACGCCGCGACTACGCAGCGTCATCTCCTTTGCGATCGCAGAATTCGGCGTGCACCCCGAGGATCGGATCGACCGAACGGGCGAATGACCTGCACGAATTCAGAACATCGTGTTCTTGTTGGCCGCCTCTTTCGGAACGGCCTGGGTCACGTCCCAATGCTCGACGATCTTGCCGTCCTTAACGCGGAAAATATCGACGATGGCCTCGCCGCGATCGGCCGCGCCGTTCGTCGCATGCACATGCAGCCAGACGAGATCGCCATCGGCAGCACTGCGGACGATCTCCGCCTTCGATTGGGCATTGTCCTTGAAGAAGCCGGTGAAGAAGGAAATGAGCGGCTTCTTGCCGTCGGGAACCTGAGGATTGTGCTGCCGGTAATCGTCCGCGATGACCGAGGCGGCAGATACGTCGTGCTTGTTGAAAAACTTGTCGTAGAATTCCACCACCAGCTTGCGGTTGGCTTCCTCGACCTTCAGATCCCGAGCAGCCGACTCGGCAAAAGCGCCTGACGGTGCGGCAATGCCTGCCACGATGGCGAGTGCGAAAAGCGATTTCCCAAAAGTCATGCGTTAAACTCCTTGGTATGGATCTGGGATCTAGTCTAGAAAACAGACTATGAGAACTGGTCTACGCAAGCCTGACACGGCGGGCAAGAAGGCAGGTTTTGGTGGCAAGGTCAGCCTGCGATGACCGAGGAGAGGGCATGTCTGGGGAAAAGAACGAGCCGAAACCAGCGCCCGGGACGGGGTGCCCGGTCAGAGGCGTGCTCGACCGCATCGGCGATCAATGGAGCCTGCTCACGCTGGAGGCGCTGGAAGATGGCAAGAAGCGCTTCAACGAACTGCTGCGCGAGATCGGCGATATTTCGAAACAGATGCTCTCCAAGACATTGCGGCATCTGGAACAGGACGGCTTCGTGACCCGCACCGTCTATCCCGAGGTTCCGCCCCGTGTGGAATATGAACTGACGGAGATGGGGCGTTCCTTTCTGATCCCGATGAAAGCGCTGATCGGCTGGGCTGAGCGGAATCATCCGCAAATCATGAGTGCGCGGCAGCGGAATGAGACGGGTTAAGAGAGCCTCATCCTTGCTGAGGTGCCTCGCAGGGGCCCGCGCACCTCGGGGTGAGGGTGGATAGGGCGTGCCGTGTGGCACCCCCCTCTGGCCTGCCGGCCATCTCCCCCACAAGGAGGGAGATCGGCTGGGCGCGATGGCTTCCCCAAACAACTGAGCATTGTGATTGTCGCTGCCGTTTGAAAGGGAGCGATGGTCCAACCTCCTGCCAATCTCCACCCTTGTGGGGGAGATGGCCGGCAGGCCAGAGGGGGGTTGCCATGCGGCACGCCTGTGAAGGAAGAAGTAAAGTATCTCGCGCTCAAGAGAGCCTCATCCCAAGGCGGCCCATCACGCCAGCAGCACCTTCCCCCCCGATCGGAACGGCAGGGCGCAGCGCAGCGCATCGCCGACCTTTTCCAGCGGAAACACCTCCCGTACCTCGGTGGCGATGACTTTGGCTGCGATCTGCGCGGCGACCTCGGAATAGGCGCGCTGAACGCCATCCATCGCTTCGGAATGGACCCATTCCCTGAGGTGACAATAGGAAAAGGAGATATCGGGATGGGAGGCCCAGAAGGAGGGTGGGATACTCTCTCCCGACAGCAGGCCGTAATGCACGAAATGTCCGCCGGGTTTGAGCGCATCGGCAAGCACCGAAGCGCGCGCGCCGCCGACGCAGTCGAGCACGGCGTCGAGCCCATGCCGGCCGGCGAGGCCGGCGGCGAGATCGTTCTCCGCCTTGTCGACGATGACGGCCTCGAGCCGGCCGCCGAGGCGCGCGAGGGATTCTTCGCTGCGGACGATGGCGATCGGCTCCACGCCAACAGCATTCGCCATACCGATCAGGATCGAGCCGATCGAGGCGGCGGCGGCATTGATGGCGATGCGCATGCCCGGCCTCAAGCCGATCTTCTTGTGCAGCATCAGCCAGGCGGTCATCGGGTTGACGTAGCTGGTCGCCGCTTCGAAATCGGAAAGCGCGTCGGGCACGCGGAGGCACCAGCTCGGATCGGTATCCTTGAACTCCTGCCACCCGCCGGCGCTGCGCACCGGCAGCACGCGCGTTCCGGGCGAAAGGCCATGAGCCTCTTGACCGCACTCTTCGACCACGCCGAAGGCTTCGAAGCCGGGAATGAAGGGCAGGGTCGTGCGGCCCGCATAGGCGCCTGAAATGGTGATGATATCGGAGGGATTGATCGAGCGCGCGAGCAGCCGCACCCGCACCTTGTCGCGCGAAAGCGGCGCCAGTTCGGCCCGTTCGATGCCGACGACCTCCTCGGCCGGGCCGAATTTTCGCACGACCGCCTGATATTGCATTTGCATCCCCCACACATCAGGTTAGAACACGCCTTCGAAATTTCGGTGATCGAATGAGCGTTGACGACAGGCCTTTAGCATCGTTCCGGGTCTCGATGCGAGACATCGACATCTATGGCCATGTCCACAATTCGGTCTATCTCGACTATTGCGAGGATGCGGTCGTCGAGTTCCTGCGCCACCGCGACATTCTCAGCCACTTCCGTCACACCACGTCCGGCGTTGCCTATCACGTCAAGAAGGCGGAGATCACCTTTCACAGCCCGATCGATGTCGACGATATCGTCGAGGCGAAGGTCAAGGTCGAGAAGATCGGACGTTCGAGCCTCTCCTTTACGATCGAGCTCTATCGCCAGCGCGATGGCGCCCACTGCGCATCGGGCGGCCTCGTCTGGGTCTGCGTCGGCCTCTCCGACAGCCGCCCGACGCCGATCCCCGAGGCGACGAGAGCCGCCTTGTCGCAGGACTGAGCCATGCCGATCCATAACGAGCTTCTTCGACACGCCACCGAGAGACCGGAAAAGCCGGCGGTCGTGATCGACGGCCGGTCGCTCAGCTATGGCGAACTTTACGCCCGCTCAAGCGCGATCTGTCGCTTTCTCCAAGCGCTTCCGCGCTCGAACCGGCGCTCACTCGATTTGCCCGGCGTCGAAAAACTTGTGGGCCTCAGCCTCGGCAATCACATCGGCTTTGCCGAATATTTCATCGCCGCCACCGCCTCGCCGCATGCCGCGGCAGTCATCGATCCGATGATGCCGGCCGAAAGGATCGAGCGCATCGTCGAGCGCCTGGCACCCGACGTGCTTGTCGTCGACGACGGTGCGAGCCCGAGCGGCGAAATCGGCCGCAGGCTCGGCATCCCTGTCATCGTCGCCGGAGCCGAGCCCTTCGACCTTCCTTCGCCGGAAGCCAGCTTGCCTGCCGATGCCGAGGGGATCTTCCTGATCGGCTTCACCTCGGGCACAACAGCCGAGCCGAAGGCCTATTATCGTTCCCGCGAGCAGTGGCGCAGGAGCCTCGACCGGG
This genomic window contains:
- a CDS encoding SDR family oxidoreductase; the protein is MNGLQGKVAAITGAASGIGLASTEAIIAAGGSVVMIDRDEAALNEACGRLGEKAIALRLDLLDPEECAGLLDRILSKVDKLDIFHANAGTYIGGDLADADLDAIDRMLNLNVNVVIKNVRTVIPHMIERGTGDIIVTSSVAGHAPVPWEPVYSPSKWAMHCFVQTMRRQLFKNGIRVGSVSPGPVISALLKDWPEENLRKAREAGALIEPRDVAEAVVFMLTRPRNVTIRDMVILPSSFDI
- a CDS encoding LysR family transcriptional regulator encodes the protein MDLFRSMQVFVSVVQEGSMSAASSKLGMSPAMVGQHVAALEERLGTRLLNRTTRRQSMTDFGRSYVEQCRDILERVAVAETDAEASQVKPRGRLKMTAPSTFGAEILMPALKRYREIAPEVTIDITLTDRNVDVVEEGFDIAFRIGDLPDSRLVARQLSPYRMVVCASPDYIARHGSPEHPSELSHHDAVGFTPAMRSPWRLSKGDEAVEVTPRISISVDSGQAVRVAARAGLGVIMQPAMLVNGDIASGMLVRLFPDWHLRERPMSLIYQRDRRMTPRLRSVISFAIAEFGVHPEDRIDRTGE
- a CDS encoding SDR family NAD(P)-dependent oxidoreductase, with the protein product MTQNRFTGKTVFITGAGTGMGRAAALRLVREGGQVALIGRRPEPINELQSEIEAAGGTAIAIACDIADEDAVAAAVQATVARFGTLDAVFANAGVLGEFKPLAKTTADELDTLIATNLRGTFFTLQQCLPFLADGSILINASWTAGGVMPGAGAYAGTKGALLAMMRTLAVEQGPRNIRVNAINPGIILTPMADDVIDPAFAARLASHTPLRRNGRPEDVAGTVAWLLSGDADFVTGQEITVDGGFTIGGVRL
- a CDS encoding helix-turn-helix domain-containing protein, with translation MSGEKNEPKPAPGTGCPVRGVLDRIGDQWSLLTLEALEDGKKRFNELLREIGDISKQMLSKTLRHLEQDGFVTRTVYPEVPPRVEYELTEMGRSFLIPMKALIGWAERNHPQIMSARQRNETG
- the katG gene encoding catalase/peroxidase HPI — translated: MDNPTDSAGKCPVAHHKAPTARTNRDWWPNQLNVQILHHNSGRADPLGKDFDYAEEFKKLDLDALKKDLTALMTDSQDWWPADFGHYGGLFIRMAWHSAGTYRITDGRGGAGQGQQRFAPLNSWPDNANLDKARRLLWPIKQKYGNRISWADLMILTGNVALESMGFKTFGFAGGRADVWEPEELYWGPEGTWLGDERYSGERELAEPLGAVQMGLIYVNPEGPNGNSDPLSSARDIRETFARMAMNDEETVALIAGGHTFGKTHGAGDPSLVGVEPEGGAIEDQGLGWKSSFGTGVGKDAITAGLEVTWSQTPTKWSNYFFENLFAFEWELTTSPAGAKQWQAKNAEASIPDAYDASKKHLPTMLTSDLALRFDPIYEKISRRFLENPAEFADAFARAWFKLTHRDMGPKVRYLGPEVPAEDLIWQDVIPAVDHPLVDDKDIADLKAKVLATSLTVQELVSTAWASASTFRGSDKRGGANGARIRLAPQKHWEANQPAQLAKVLGVLEGIQKDFNGAQTGGKKISLADLIVLAGAAGVEKAAKAGGQDVNVPFTPGRMDASEAQTDAHSFAPLEPRIDGFRNYVNGKRHQFMKPEEALVDRAQLLTLTGPEMTVLVGGLRVLKAGNPEHGVFTSAPETLTNDFFVNLLDMATQWVPAAGKDGVYEGRDRKTGAPKWTGTRVDLVFGSHSQLRAFAEVYGQADAKQKFVKDFVAAWTKVMNADRFDLV
- a CDS encoding nuclear transport factor 2 family protein; amino-acid sequence: MTFGKSLFALAIVAGIAAPSGAFAESAARDLKVEEANRKLVVEFYDKFFNKHDVSAASVIADDYRQHNPQVPDGKKPLISFFTGFFKDNAQSKAEIVRSAADGDLVWLHVHATNGAADRGEAIVDIFRVKDGKIVEHWDVTQAVPKEAANKNTMF
- a CDS encoding pyridoxamine 5'-phosphate oxidase family protein translates to MDLSDIDASAWAELETAAGNPQSGFRYVNLCSVDAEARPQARMVVLRAADGSARSLEFHTDTRSQKWLELSVNPEVTVLGFCPQARLQLRLQGRAERHGPGSEVADAAWERMPDRTRLTYAGGPPGDERALEAIGELAAPVDEAGKARFGVLSFRARTLDWFQLRQQDNRRALFAYDETGALSSCRWVNP
- a CDS encoding thioesterase family protein — protein: MSVDDRPLASFRVSMRDIDIYGHVHNSVYLDYCEDAVVEFLRHRDILSHFRHTTSGVAYHVKKAEITFHSPIDVDDIVEAKVKVEKIGRSSLSFTIELYRQRDGAHCASGGLVWVCVGLSDSRPTPIPEATRAALSQD
- a CDS encoding zinc-dependent alcohol dehydrogenase family protein; this translates as MQYQAVVRKFGPAEEVVGIERAELAPLSRDKVRVRLLARSINPSDIITISGAYAGRTTLPFIPGFEAFGVVEECGQEAHGLSPGTRVLPVRSAGGWQEFKDTDPSWCLRVPDALSDFEAATSYVNPMTAWLMLHKKIGLRPGMRIAINAAAASIGSILIGMANAVGVEPIAIVRSEESLARLGGRLEAVIVDKAENDLAAGLAGRHGLDAVLDCVGGARASVLADALKPGGHFVHYGLLSGESIPPSFWASHPDISFSYCHLREWVHSEAMDGVQRAYSEVAAQIAAKVIATEVREVFPLEKVGDALRCALPFRSGGKVLLA
- a CDS encoding SDR family oxidoreductase — translated: MSEGKVALITAGGSGMGAAAARKLAADGYRVAILSSSGKGEALARELGGVGVTGSNQSNDDVKRLVDLAMETWGRIDALVNSAGHGPRAPILEITDEDWHKGMEVYFLSAVRPIRLVTPIMEAQGGGAIVNISTAWAFEPSPMFPTSAVARAGLASFTKIFADTYAAKNIRMNNVLPGWIDSLPATDERRDNVPMRRYGTSEEIAATIAFLLSEAAGYITGQNIRVDGGITRSV
- a CDS encoding LysR substrate-binding domain-containing protein; this encodes MTQSRRTLPPLNALRAFEAAGRRLNFRAAAEELGVTQGAVAQQVRALEDLFGLRLFQRLARGLALTDYGTAYLADVTHAFDTLAEATWRLLDRPEIVTISATPTVATRLLIPRLAELYAALPDIDLRTMATEVLSDFDRDQVDIAVRLTRPPFPANLEAQLLFRQELVAVASPHLVSGLALPLTGEELRKLPLLHDSHDHWRVLLQSREKLPGAAFNHTTLALDAAHAGRGVVLACRAFVMADLEAGRLVRVSDETATIGPDYYLVRKRSSSPRKAVDAVWDWCATQLALA